A portion of the Candidatus Ruthia endofausta genome contains these proteins:
- a CDS encoding SulP family inorganic anion transporter has translation MVNFVSHTVIIGFTIGATILIASSQLKHITGIFVPKSKSFIHTLIDLYQGAGDANMYLIIIALVTFNYNYFDQKNLFKIV, from the coding sequence ATGGTTAATTTTGTTTCGCACACGGTCATTATTGGCTTTACGATAGGTGCAACTATTTTAATTGCCAGTAGCCAATTAAAGCACATTACAGGTATCTTTGTACCCAAAAGTAAGTCTTTTATTCATACTTTGATAGACCTATATCAAGGTGCTGGAGATGCTAATATGTATTTGATTATTATTGCCTTAGTAACTTTTAATTACAACTATTTTGACCAAAAAAATCTTTTCAAAATTGTCTAA